From the Cryptosporangium phraense genome, one window contains:
- a CDS encoding mycofactocin-coupled SDR family oxidoreductase has translation MTDLTGQVALVTGAARGQGRAHALALAAAGADVVVVDVCHDLELAPYPLSRPADLAETAEAVEALDRRVVTVEADVRSQADLDGAVQQALAEFGRLDVLVANAGIWALGALWELTENQWNDMIDVNLSGAWRSIKAVAPTMIAQGSGSIVVTSSVNGLEPGAGMGHYVAAKHGVIGLVRNAAIELGPHNVRCNAVCPGIVDTKMNDWPGSYDFIAGGTGGMPEDRERNAYHWSVLAGRGLLDPASISPAVVFLASDAARDITGVALPVDGGHGVLPGHNPSPVRP, from the coding sequence ATGACCGATTTGACCGGACAGGTGGCCCTGGTGACCGGAGCCGCACGGGGACAGGGGCGGGCGCACGCGCTCGCGTTAGCGGCCGCCGGTGCCGACGTCGTGGTCGTCGACGTCTGCCACGACCTCGAGCTGGCGCCCTACCCGCTGAGCCGTCCCGCGGACCTGGCGGAGACCGCCGAGGCGGTCGAGGCGCTCGACCGCCGGGTGGTGACCGTCGAGGCCGACGTCCGCTCCCAGGCCGATCTCGACGGCGCCGTGCAGCAGGCGCTCGCCGAGTTCGGGCGGCTCGACGTCCTGGTGGCCAACGCCGGCATCTGGGCTCTCGGAGCGCTCTGGGAGCTCACCGAGAACCAGTGGAACGACATGATCGACGTCAATCTCAGCGGAGCGTGGCGATCGATCAAGGCCGTCGCGCCGACGATGATCGCGCAGGGCAGCGGTTCGATCGTGGTGACCTCCTCGGTGAACGGCCTCGAGCCCGGTGCGGGCATGGGGCACTACGTCGCGGCCAAACACGGCGTGATCGGCCTGGTGAGAAACGCGGCGATCGAGCTCGGACCCCACAACGTGCGCTGCAACGCGGTATGTCCGGGCATCGTCGACACGAAGATGAACGACTGGCCCGGCTCGTACGACTTCATCGCCGGGGGCACCGGCGGCATGCCCGAGGACCGCGAGCGCAACGCGTACCACTGGTCGGTGCTGGCCGGCCGGGGGCTGCTGGACCCGGCCTCGATCAGCCCGGCCGTGGTGTTCCTGGCCTCCGACGCGGCCCGCGACATCACCGGCGTCGCGCTCCCGGTGGACGGCGGTCACGGCGTCCTGCCCGGCCACAACCCCTCCCCCGTCCGTCCGTAG
- the eboE gene encoding metabolite traffic protein EboE, giving the protein MDLGAGRGHLSYSTLVHAGDTWAEMDASLRTHVPAVKAAVSPDQPFAVSLRLSAASVGTLIGDPRERGRLKSYLDANDLYVYTVNAFPYGPFKGGPVKERVYEPDWTTDDRARYTMGVADILAEISPPSVHPSIQTAPLAYRPNVTGEAYVDACTRQVLRVVAHLVGLERRTGRRVTLAIEPEPHCYLETTDETVTYFTERLYPAAPELARLAGIPVSEAIGALRRHVGVVFDIGHQAVGFEDIPDSLRKLVAAGIPIFKLQAAAALWISRVTAEAVEAARAFTDTIYLSQTVERRDGRTTRYLDLEDALYAWEKDPGDRELRTHFHVPVFLDDLGPFRTTRFAVEEAFRMHRETPLSEHLEIETYTWDVLPPGLKHGGIDDYVRRELDFVRGLVLGDGAV; this is encoded by the coding sequence ATGGACCTCGGGGCCGGGCGCGGCCACCTGAGCTACTCGACCCTCGTGCACGCCGGAGACACCTGGGCCGAGATGGACGCGAGCCTCCGGACCCACGTCCCGGCGGTCAAGGCGGCGGTGAGCCCGGACCAGCCGTTCGCGGTCTCGCTCCGGCTGTCGGCCGCCTCGGTCGGGACCCTGATCGGCGACCCGCGCGAACGCGGCCGGCTCAAGAGCTACCTCGACGCGAACGACCTGTACGTCTACACGGTCAACGCGTTCCCGTACGGCCCGTTCAAGGGCGGGCCGGTGAAGGAGCGCGTGTACGAGCCCGACTGGACCACCGACGACCGCGCGCGCTACACGATGGGCGTCGCCGACATCCTGGCCGAGATCAGCCCGCCGTCCGTCCACCCGAGCATCCAGACCGCTCCGCTGGCCTACCGCCCGAACGTCACCGGCGAGGCCTACGTCGACGCCTGCACCCGCCAGGTGTTACGGGTCGTCGCTCACCTCGTCGGGCTGGAGCGGCGTACCGGACGCCGGGTGACGCTGGCGATCGAGCCCGAACCGCACTGCTATCTCGAGACCACCGACGAGACCGTCACGTACTTCACCGAGCGGCTGTACCCGGCCGCTCCCGAACTGGCGCGGCTCGCCGGGATACCGGTGTCCGAGGCGATCGGCGCACTGCGCAGGCACGTCGGCGTCGTCTTCGACATCGGCCACCAGGCCGTCGGTTTCGAGGACATCCCGGACTCGCTCCGGAAGCTGGTCGCGGCCGGGATCCCGATCTTCAAACTGCAGGCCGCCGCCGCGCTGTGGATCTCCCGGGTGACCGCCGAGGCGGTCGAGGCGGCCCGGGCGTTCACCGACACGATCTACCTCAGCCAGACCGTCGAACGGCGGGACGGCCGCACCACCCGCTATCTCGACCTCGAGGACGCGCTCTACGCCTGGGAGAAAGACCCCGGCGACCGCGAACTGCGGACGCACTTCCACGTGCCGGTCTTCCTCGACGACCTGGGACCGTTCCGCACGACTCGCTTCGCCGTCGAGGAGGCCTTCCGGATGCACCGGGAGACGCCGCTCTCGGAGCACCTGGAGATCGAGACCTACACCTGGGACGTCCTTCCGCCGGGGCTCAAGCACGGCGGAATCGACGACTACGTCCGACGCGAACTCGATTTCGTCCGGGGCCTCGTCCTCGGCGACGGAGCGGTGTGA
- a CDS encoding helix-turn-helix domain-containing protein yields MDPNARGLLRAARKNRGLSLRELARRVGVSASLLSQIENGHSDPSVSTLYALVAELELSLDSLLEPSEAAADRAGVTAATAAAATGTEAAVAVEATPDGASGPIIRPRERRVLHMDSGVTWERLTRGPSDVDALLVTYEPGGSSSSTGKLMTHNDIEFAYLLEGELTLQLGFDTHVLGAGDSLEFDSAEPHLFYNAGPVAARGIWYVLRKETIATQQPLRTLMGAAVPEAPTAFTSAVQVLESFRQH; encoded by the coding sequence ATGGACCCGAACGCACGGGGGCTCCTCCGCGCCGCGCGCAAGAACCGGGGGCTGAGCCTGCGCGAGCTCGCCCGCCGGGTCGGCGTGTCCGCGAGCCTGCTCTCCCAGATCGAGAACGGGCACAGCGACCCGTCGGTCTCGACGCTGTACGCCCTGGTGGCCGAACTCGAGTTGTCGCTGGACTCGCTGCTGGAGCCGAGCGAGGCGGCGGCGGATCGCGCCGGCGTCACGGCGGCGACCGCGGCCGCGGCCACCGGCACCGAGGCGGCGGTCGCGGTCGAGGCCACGCCGGACGGCGCGAGCGGGCCGATCATCCGCCCGCGCGAACGCCGGGTCCTGCACATGGACTCCGGCGTGACGTGGGAGCGGCTGACCCGCGGCCCCAGCGACGTCGACGCGTTGCTGGTGACGTACGAGCCGGGCGGTTCGTCGTCGTCCACGGGCAAGCTCATGACGCACAACGACATCGAGTTCGCGTACCTGCTCGAGGGCGAGCTCACCCTGCAGCTCGGGTTCGACACCCACGTGCTGGGGGCCGGGGACTCGCTCGAGTTCGATTCGGCCGAGCCGCACCTGTTCTACAACGCGGGCCCGGTGGCGGCGCGGGGCATCTGGTACGTCCTGCGCAAGGAGACCATCGCGACGCAGCAACCGCTGCGCACCCTCATGGGCGCCGCCGTTCCCGAAGCGCCGACCGCCTTCACCTCCGCGGTGCAGGTCCTGGAGTCGTTCCGGCAGCACTGA
- a CDS encoding ABC transporter permease translates to MSQPLTSKLGSATPILAATVLLFLVSLVLQPESLSSSSVLGMLPFAAVAAIVAVGQTLVIQQGGIDLSVPGFLSLTVVLVTHYPDGDSARLAPWILVAFVVSAVAGLASGLLVSRVGVTSIVATLGMNALLFGAVLAVSGGTPTSTTAALRDFATLRPLGVPMTVVLTVVVTAVVGVIVKYTAAGRRFEAIGSSNRAARALGLPVNRHVLGAYVAAAVLYCAAGVLLAGIVSAPSAFQGNSYLLPSVAAVVLGGTSLLGGRGNVVASAVAALFLSQLSQVLLTSGVNSAVRSLVEAFALAVGVAVYSVDWGRVVAFRHSMMRRAHP, encoded by the coding sequence ATGTCTCAGCCGTTGACTTCCAAGCTCGGCTCGGCCACCCCGATTCTGGCCGCCACCGTGCTGCTGTTCCTGGTCAGCCTGGTCTTACAACCCGAGAGCCTGAGCTCGTCGTCGGTGCTGGGCATGCTGCCGTTCGCCGCGGTGGCCGCGATCGTCGCGGTCGGGCAGACGCTCGTGATCCAGCAGGGTGGCATCGACCTCTCGGTGCCGGGCTTCCTCTCGCTGACCGTCGTGCTCGTCACCCACTATCCGGACGGCGACAGCGCCCGCCTGGCGCCCTGGATCCTGGTCGCGTTCGTCGTCTCGGCCGTCGCCGGCCTGGCCAGCGGCCTGCTGGTCAGCCGGGTCGGCGTCACCTCGATCGTCGCCACGCTGGGCATGAACGCGCTGCTGTTCGGCGCGGTGCTGGCGGTCTCGGGCGGCACGCCGACCAGCACGACCGCGGCGCTGCGCGACTTCGCGACGCTCCGGCCGCTCGGCGTCCCGATGACGGTCGTGCTGACCGTCGTCGTGACCGCGGTGGTGGGCGTGATCGTGAAGTACACCGCGGCCGGGCGCCGATTCGAGGCGATCGGCTCCAGCAACCGGGCCGCCCGGGCGCTCGGGCTCCCGGTGAACCGGCACGTGCTCGGCGCCTACGTCGCGGCCGCGGTGCTGTACTGCGCGGCCGGCGTCCTGCTGGCCGGCATCGTCTCGGCCCCCAGCGCGTTCCAGGGCAACTCGTACCTGCTGCCCTCGGTCGCCGCGGTCGTGCTCGGCGGCACCTCGCTGCTCGGCGGCCGCGGCAACGTCGTGGCCAGCGCCGTCGCGGCGCTGTTCCTCAGCCAGCTCTCCCAGGTGCTGCTCACCTCCGGGGTGAACAGCGCCGTCCGCAGCCTGGTCGAAGCGTTCGCGCTCGCGGTAGGCGTCGCCGTCTACAGCGTCGACTGGGGGCGGGTCGTGGCATTCCGACACTCGATGATGAGAAGGGCCCACCCGTGA
- a CDS encoding substrate-binding domain-containing protein — protein MRLKLAPVIAAALVLGLAACGSATGDSKSDTAEGKPLNSSVPTWCGSKKITLALADGFGGNAWRQVTRAEAQDEVSKCPSVTSYLYADGQGNTQKAISDIQGFTAKGVDAMVVFPDAGKAMLPALRSAYKAGVVTVPYRVSPGGEAGKDYDYFVDTDFKEAGVLWANWLVKALPNGGNVVNLGGPPANSQSQDEYTGMMSVLKDHPNIKFVGQTPYNVTNWDPAETQKVVTALLAKYPKIDAITTDYGNALASSFSAFQQAGRKIPPIATEDANLLGCEFQKAKSAGSGWGLFTVSSQNWMSRLAVDVAVAKATGGVIPTNMTAPQEAFEDSLTGQPNQVKCDPSLPGDAFLSSKLTPTQQQAALKG, from the coding sequence GTGAGACTGAAATTAGCCCCGGTGATCGCCGCCGCTCTCGTGCTCGGCCTCGCCGCCTGTGGCTCGGCCACCGGAGACTCCAAGTCCGACACCGCCGAGGGCAAGCCGCTCAACAGCAGCGTCCCGACCTGGTGCGGCAGCAAGAAGATCACGCTCGCGCTGGCCGACGGCTTCGGCGGCAACGCCTGGCGCCAGGTCACCCGGGCCGAGGCCCAGGACGAGGTGTCGAAGTGCCCGAGCGTCACCTCCTACCTCTACGCGGACGGGCAGGGCAACACGCAGAAGGCGATCTCTGACATCCAGGGCTTCACGGCCAAGGGCGTGGACGCGATGGTCGTCTTCCCCGACGCCGGCAAGGCGATGCTCCCGGCGCTGCGGTCGGCCTACAAGGCCGGCGTCGTCACGGTCCCGTACCGGGTGAGCCCCGGCGGTGAGGCCGGCAAGGACTACGACTACTTCGTCGACACCGACTTCAAAGAAGCTGGCGTCCTCTGGGCGAACTGGCTGGTCAAGGCCCTCCCGAACGGCGGCAACGTCGTCAACCTGGGTGGACCGCCGGCCAACTCGCAGAGCCAGGACGAGTACACCGGCATGATGAGCGTCCTGAAGGACCACCCGAACATCAAGTTCGTCGGCCAGACGCCGTACAACGTGACGAACTGGGACCCGGCCGAGACGCAGAAGGTCGTCACCGCGCTGCTGGCCAAGTACCCGAAGATCGACGCGATCACGACCGACTACGGCAACGCGCTGGCCAGCTCGTTCTCCGCGTTCCAGCAGGCCGGGCGGAAGATCCCGCCGATCGCCACCGAGGACGCCAACCTGCTCGGCTGCGAGTTCCAGAAGGCCAAGAGCGCCGGCTCCGGCTGGGGGCTGTTCACGGTCTCGTCGCAGAACTGGATGTCCCGCCTCGCGGTGGACGTCGCCGTGGCCAAGGCGACCGGCGGCGTGATCCCGACGAACATGACCGCGCCGCAGGAGGCGTTCGAGGACTCGCTCACCGGCCAGCCGAACCAGGTCAAGTGCGACCCGTCGCTGCCCGGTGACGCGTTCCTCTCCAGCAAGCTGACCCCCACTCAGCAGCAGGCTGCTCTGAAGGGCTGA
- a CDS encoding ATP-binding cassette domain-containing protein, producing the protein MTTATTQVTTEPLRLAGISKHYAGVRALQGVDLRLTSGEVHALLGENGAGKSTLMGIASGSTVPDEGGEIVIDGEPVAQYTPAVATAAGIAIVHQHPAVLPDLTVAENMLIAVPKQHRHGERWMQALLDRVGCTADLKVRVETLGVADRQLLELAKALALEPRVLILDEPTAALGADAVEVLFAEVRRAAEVGTAVVYITHRLAEVRQLADRVTVLRDGTVQGSERVDDITDDEILRMIVGRAVESTFPPKRAYRPDASPVLTVERLAGPGFDDVSFTVRPGEIVGLAGIVGNGQAEVLRALAGLLPAHGTARLINSDVPLGDPVAARRTGVAYLPADRHGEGLLMRLSVRENAAIGALRRFVRNGLVSGSAERTAVAEQSRDLDIRTPSAEAPVSALSGGNQQKVALARALLSEPALVLADEPTQGVDVGARAEIYRILRDVAESGVPVLVVSSDGKELEGLCDRVLVLSRGHLLTELTGDEVTEERMTGAIVTSTTHRVEERPGTTSRIPAPIRRFVVGDYGPPVILALVIALLALYTSTRSDRYFSQFNIASVLLLLAALGFIAMGQLVVVMTGGIDLSVGPLAGFLVVISSFFVNDGKSAGTMVLGLVLMLLAALASGLVAGVLVRFAGFTPVAATLALYIALQGFSLLLRPFQGGYISGSVSDALGQGLGPIPVTFLALVVVAVALEFALRRTRWGLHLRATGSNEESAHRLGIRVTRTVVLAYVVSGALTFFGAILLMAQIGVGDPAQGVNYTLTSVTAVVLGGASLLGGRGSFVGALLGAALIQQILNATIFLDLSQSWQYFFQGLLVLAAAAVYSQAGRPARRRSRAAGNSAAGGGLSAAPEGLQP; encoded by the coding sequence ATGACGACCGCGACCACACAGGTGACCACCGAACCGCTGCGGCTCGCCGGTATCAGCAAGCACTATGCCGGCGTCCGCGCCTTGCAAGGCGTCGACCTGCGGCTGACCTCCGGCGAGGTGCACGCGCTTCTCGGCGAGAACGGCGCGGGCAAGTCGACGCTGATGGGCATCGCGTCGGGCTCGACCGTGCCCGACGAGGGCGGCGAGATCGTCATCGACGGCGAGCCCGTCGCGCAGTACACGCCGGCCGTCGCCACGGCGGCCGGCATCGCGATCGTCCACCAGCACCCGGCGGTGCTGCCGGACCTGACCGTCGCCGAGAACATGCTGATCGCGGTACCGAAGCAGCACCGCCACGGCGAGCGCTGGATGCAGGCGTTGCTCGACCGCGTCGGCTGCACGGCCGACCTCAAGGTCCGCGTCGAGACGCTCGGCGTCGCCGACCGGCAGCTGCTCGAGCTGGCCAAGGCGCTGGCGCTCGAACCGCGGGTCCTCATCCTCGACGAGCCGACCGCCGCGCTCGGCGCCGACGCCGTCGAGGTGCTGTTCGCCGAGGTCAGACGGGCGGCCGAGGTGGGCACGGCGGTCGTCTACATCACCCACCGGCTGGCCGAGGTCCGGCAGCTGGCCGACCGGGTCACGGTGCTGCGGGACGGCACGGTGCAAGGCTCGGAACGGGTCGACGACATCACCGACGACGAGATCCTCCGGATGATCGTCGGGCGCGCGGTCGAGTCGACGTTCCCGCCCAAGCGCGCCTACCGCCCCGACGCGTCACCGGTACTGACGGTGGAGCGGCTGGCCGGCCCGGGCTTCGACGACGTCTCGTTCACCGTGCGGCCGGGCGAGATCGTCGGGCTGGCCGGGATCGTCGGCAACGGGCAGGCCGAGGTGCTGCGCGCGCTGGCCGGCCTGCTGCCGGCTCACGGCACCGCCCGGCTGATCAACAGTGACGTCCCGCTGGGTGACCCGGTCGCGGCCCGCAGAACCGGAGTCGCGTACCTGCCCGCCGACCGGCACGGCGAGGGTCTGCTCATGCGGCTGTCGGTGCGGGAGAACGCCGCGATCGGGGCGCTGCGACGCTTCGTCCGCAACGGCCTGGTCTCCGGCTCGGCCGAGCGGACGGCCGTCGCCGAGCAGAGCCGGGACCTCGACATCCGGACGCCGTCGGCCGAGGCCCCGGTCTCGGCCCTGTCCGGCGGCAACCAGCAGAAGGTCGCGCTGGCCCGCGCCCTGCTCAGCGAGCCCGCGCTGGTGCTGGCCGACGAACCCACCCAGGGCGTCGACGTCGGCGCCCGGGCCGAGATCTACCGGATCCTGCGCGATGTCGCCGAGAGCGGCGTCCCGGTGCTGGTGGTCTCGTCCGACGGCAAGGAGCTCGAGGGGCTCTGCGACCGCGTGCTCGTGCTCTCCCGCGGACACCTGCTCACCGAGCTGACCGGCGACGAGGTCACCGAGGAGCGGATGACCGGCGCGATCGTCACCTCGACGACGCACCGGGTCGAGGAGAGGCCCGGCACCACCAGCCGGATCCCGGCGCCGATCCGGCGGTTCGTGGTCGGCGACTACGGGCCGCCGGTGATCCTCGCGCTGGTCATCGCGCTGCTGGCGCTGTACACCAGCACCCGCAGCGACCGGTACTTCTCCCAGTTCAACATCGCCTCGGTGCTCCTGCTGCTGGCCGCGCTCGGCTTCATCGCGATGGGCCAGCTGGTCGTGGTGATGACCGGCGGCATCGACCTGTCGGTCGGGCCGCTGGCCGGGTTCCTGGTCGTGATCTCGTCGTTCTTCGTCAACGACGGGAAATCGGCCGGGACGATGGTCCTCGGCCTGGTGCTGATGCTGCTGGCCGCGCTGGCGTCGGGGCTGGTCGCGGGCGTGCTGGTGCGGTTCGCCGGGTTCACGCCGGTGGCCGCCACACTGGCGCTGTACATCGCGCTGCAGGGGTTCTCGCTGCTGCTGCGCCCGTTCCAAGGCGGCTACATCAGCGGTTCGGTGTCCGACGCGCTCGGCCAGGGGCTCGGCCCGATCCCGGTGACGTTCCTGGCGCTGGTCGTCGTCGCCGTGGCGCTCGAGTTCGCGCTGCGGCGGACCCGCTGGGGGCTGCACCTGCGGGCCACCGGGTCGAACGAGGAGTCCGCTCACCGGCTCGGCATCCGGGTGACCCGGACCGTCGTCCTCGCCTACGTCGTCTCGGGCGCGCTGACGTTCTTCGGCGCGATCCTGCTGATGGCCCAGATCGGCGTCGGCGACCCGGCCCAGGGCGTCAACTACACGTTGACCAGCGTGACCGCCGTCGTGCTGGGCGGCGCCAGCCTGCTGGGCGGGCGGGGATCGTTCGTCGGCGCGTTGCTCGGCGCGGCGCTGATCCAGCAGATACTCAACGCGACGATCTTCCTCGACCTCAGTCAGTCCTGGCAGTACTTCTTCCAGGGCCTGCTGGTGCTGGCCGCCGCCGCGGTCTACAGCCAGGCCGGTCGTCCGGCCCGCCGTCGCAGCCGCGCCGCCGGGAACTCGGCGGCCGGTGGAGGCCTGTCCGCCGCTCCTGAAGGGCTACAACCATGA
- a CDS encoding 2,3-butanediol dehydrogenase — MKAAVFHAARDIRVEDVPEPVTHAPDEVLVEVAWCGICGTDLHEYTDGPIVTPVAPHPLTGATLPQVLGHEFSARVVEAGPEVTDVAVGDRVAIMPAIVCNRCRMCRRGMGHLCERFACTGLSAETGGLSRFAVLKEYQVAKLPDALSDEAGALIEPAAVAAYGVDRAGVDGGDIVLVTGAGPVGGLSALYANAVGAGLVIIAEPNPNRAKLARGLDVGPVLDPTASTFAEELADLTDGAGVDVGVECSGTTPGLGTQITAVRRAGRVVQTGLHTKPATLDAMALAEKDLSLFGSWCYRLTDWPRIIRLAATGRYPVEKVLTNRISLDAVVPQGFDALVDPLSQDLKVLVRP, encoded by the coding sequence ATGAAAGCTGCGGTGTTCCACGCCGCCCGCGACATCCGGGTCGAAGACGTCCCGGAGCCGGTCACGCACGCCCCCGACGAGGTGCTCGTCGAGGTCGCCTGGTGCGGCATCTGCGGCACGGACCTGCACGAATACACCGACGGGCCGATCGTCACGCCGGTGGCGCCGCACCCGCTGACCGGCGCGACCCTGCCCCAGGTGCTCGGCCACGAGTTCTCCGCGCGGGTGGTGGAGGCCGGGCCAGAGGTGACCGACGTCGCCGTCGGCGACCGGGTCGCGATCATGCCGGCGATCGTCTGCAACCGGTGCCGGATGTGCCGCCGGGGGATGGGCCACCTCTGCGAGCGGTTCGCCTGCACCGGGCTGTCGGCCGAGACCGGAGGCCTGTCCCGCTTCGCGGTCCTGAAGGAGTACCAGGTCGCGAAGCTCCCGGATGCTCTGTCGGACGAGGCCGGCGCGCTGATCGAGCCCGCCGCGGTGGCGGCCTACGGCGTCGACCGGGCGGGCGTCGACGGTGGGGACATCGTGCTGGTCACCGGGGCCGGGCCGGTCGGCGGGCTCTCGGCCCTGTACGCGAACGCGGTCGGCGCCGGGCTGGTCATCATCGCCGAGCCCAACCCCAACCGGGCCAAGCTCGCCCGCGGCCTCGACGTCGGCCCGGTCCTCGACCCCACCGCGTCGACGTTCGCCGAGGAGCTGGCCGACCTGACCGACGGCGCCGGCGTCGACGTGGGCGTCGAGTGCTCCGGCACCACCCCCGGCCTCGGCACCCAGATCACCGCGGTGCGCCGGGCCGGGCGGGTCGTCCAGACCGGCCTGCACACCAAGCCCGCGACGCTCGACGCGATGGCGCTGGCCGAGAAGGACCTGTCGCTGTTCGGCAGCTGGTGCTACCGGCTCACCGACTGGCCGCGGATCATCCGCCTGGCCGCGACCGGCCGCTACCCGGTCGAGAAGGTCCTCACCAACCGGATCTCGCTCGACGCGGTCGTCCCGCAGGGCTTCGACGCGCTCGTCGACCCGCTCTCCCAGGACCTGAAGGTGCTGGTGCGTCCATGA
- a CDS encoding VOC family protein, producing MTIHRDLHHVGITVRDLDESLAWYEHVFGLRPAFVYFTDPNGVTLELFQENRHG from the coding sequence ATGACGATCCACCGCGATCTGCACCACGTCGGCATCACGGTCCGCGACCTCGACGAGAGCCTGGCCTGGTACGAGCACGTCTTCGGCCTCCGGCCGGCGTTCGTCTACTTCACCGACCCCAACGGGGTGACCCTCGAACTGTTCCAGGAGAACCGGCATGGCTGA
- a CDS encoding SDR family oxidoreductase: protein MADRRALIIGATGITGGNTAARLLASGWEVLGVSRSTPVGIPHVRADVLDADATRAALSGLGATHVFFCTWSRQPTEAENIDVNGAMLRNVLGAVGAVEHVALVTGLKHYLGPFEAYAQNPAKPPYRESQGRLEHPNFYYEQEDILFEAAARQGYSWSVHRPHTVIGYALGNAMNMGVTLAVYGTICRLTGRPFVFPGSVEQYTGTTDLTDARLLAAQLEWAATAPAARNEAFNIVNGDTFAWREMWPTVAAGLGVTPAEYPGHPTPLVDQMADAGPVWKQIADDHGLVESDVTRLAPWWHTDGDLGRTVETHADMAKSRAAGFTAAQDSHRSFLDLFDRLRAEAVIPPLEA, encoded by the coding sequence ATGGCTGACCGCAGAGCGCTGATCATCGGGGCCACCGGTATCACCGGAGGCAACACCGCGGCCCGGCTGCTGGCCTCCGGGTGGGAGGTGCTCGGCGTCTCCCGGAGCACGCCGGTCGGGATCCCGCACGTCCGGGCCGACGTTCTCGATGCGGACGCCACTCGCGCAGCGCTGAGCGGCCTCGGTGCCACTCACGTGTTCTTCTGCACCTGGTCGCGGCAACCCACCGAGGCCGAGAACATCGACGTGAACGGCGCGATGCTGCGTAACGTCCTCGGGGCCGTCGGCGCGGTGGAGCACGTCGCGCTGGTGACCGGGCTCAAGCACTACCTCGGCCCGTTCGAGGCCTACGCGCAGAACCCGGCCAAGCCCCCCTACCGGGAGAGCCAGGGCCGCCTGGAACACCCGAACTTCTACTACGAGCAGGAAGACATCCTGTTCGAGGCGGCCGCCCGGCAGGGGTACTCCTGGTCGGTGCACCGTCCGCACACGGTAATCGGCTACGCGCTCGGCAACGCGATGAACATGGGCGTCACGCTCGCGGTGTACGGGACGATCTGCCGCCTGACCGGGCGTCCGTTCGTGTTCCCGGGCTCGGTCGAGCAGTACACCGGCACCACCGACCTCACCGACGCCCGGCTGCTCGCCGCCCAGCTCGAATGGGCCGCGACCGCACCGGCCGCCCGCAACGAGGCGTTCAACATCGTCAACGGCGACACGTTCGCCTGGCGCGAGATGTGGCCGACCGTCGCGGCCGGCCTGGGCGTGACCCCGGCCGAGTACCCCGGGCACCCGACGCCACTGGTCGACCAGATGGCCGACGCGGGACCGGTCTGGAAGCAGATCGCCGACGACCACGGCCTGGTCGAGTCCGACGTCACCCGGCTGGCGCCCTGGTGGCACACCGACGGCGACCTCGGTCGCACGGTCGAGACCCACGCCGACATGGCCAAGAGCCGGGCCGCCGGGTTCACCGCCGCGCAGGACAGCCACCGCTCGTTCCTCGACCTCTTCGACCGCCTTCGGGCCGAGGCCGTGATCCCCCCGCTGGAGGCCTGA
- a CDS encoding zinc-dependent alcohol dehydrogenase: MKAVQFTGVGDLGLFDLPTPTPGDDEVLIALRAVGICHSDFELLDGRYIIPFEYPLIPGHEWSGVIAGVGRDVRGFAAGDRVLGECVIGDDHFGFSISGAAAEYFLARPEWLHRVPDELTDTQAALVEPFSCAYYAAMKAGNVNGSDTAVVFGAGPIGLGCVAVAATLGARVIAAEPSAERGALARQLGADEVVDPTSPDFLDRVASLTDGRGASVVMEASGKPAAMAAALEVAGFDARLVNIGIDVGGSAPAKLGLIQSKRLRIQGTIGSPGVWPETLRFLARTGLDLSAMVTETFGLADAPKAYEAAPRNIKVHITGASS; the protein is encoded by the coding sequence ATGAAAGCCGTGCAGTTCACCGGCGTCGGCGACCTCGGTCTGTTCGACTTACCCACACCGACGCCCGGCGACGACGAGGTGCTGATCGCCCTGCGGGCGGTCGGGATCTGCCACTCGGACTTCGAGCTGCTCGACGGGCGCTACATCATCCCGTTCGAATACCCGCTGATCCCGGGCCACGAGTGGTCCGGCGTGATCGCCGGGGTCGGGCGGGACGTCCGCGGGTTCGCGGCCGGCGACCGGGTGCTCGGCGAGTGCGTGATCGGCGACGACCACTTCGGCTTCAGCATCTCCGGGGCCGCGGCCGAGTACTTCCTGGCCCGTCCGGAGTGGCTGCACCGGGTGCCGGACGAGCTGACCGACACCCAGGCCGCGCTGGTCGAGCCGTTCAGCTGCGCGTACTACGCGGCGATGAAGGCCGGCAACGTCAACGGCAGCGACACCGCGGTGGTGTTCGGGGCCGGGCCGATCGGGCTGGGCTGCGTCGCCGTGGCCGCGACGCTCGGCGCGCGGGTGATCGCGGCCGAGCCCTCGGCCGAGCGGGGAGCGCTGGCCCGGCAGCTGGGGGCCGACGAGGTCGTGGACCCGACGTCCCCGGACTTCCTCGACCGGGTCGCGTCGCTGACCGACGGCCGGGGTGCGTCGGTGGTGATGGAGGCGTCCGGCAAGCCCGCGGCGATGGCCGCCGCCCTGGAGGTCGCCGGGTTCGACGCCCGGCTGGTCAACATCGGCATCGACGTCGGCGGCAGCGCGCCGGCGAAGCTCGGGCTGATCCAGTCCAAGCGGCTGCGGATCCAGGGCACGATCGGATCGCCCGGCGTCTGGCCGGAGACCCTGCGATTCCTGGCCCGGACCGGGCTCGACCTGTCGGCGATGGTCACCGAGACGTTCGGGCTGGCCGACGCGCCCAAGGCCTACGAGGCCGCACCGCGCAACATCAAGGTGCACATCACCGGGGCGTCCTCGTGA